One genomic segment of Halomarina pelagica includes these proteins:
- a CDS encoding amidase has product MTGRQVPLGELAADLRSGERDVTDHVAELYERIDALESDVRAWVGGPKPREWVEAEAAALAERYPEPEHRPPLYGVPVGVKDIFHVDGLPTRAGSALLPGELAGRQAAVVTSLRDAGALVLGKTVTTEFAHFEPGPTRNPHDPAHTPGGSSSGSAAAVAAGTCPLAIGTQTIGSIVRPATFCGVVGYKPSHGRIPLDGVIPLAASVDHVGLFTQDVAGMELAASVCVDDWEPSTGDERPVLGVPEGEYLAQASETGIDRFEGHVDALERAGFEIRRTVAFDDIGAVNDRHDGLVAAEAAMAHHEWFDEYPDRYADSTAGLIREGRTVSVETLADARRGRVRLRTSLAETMSERGIDAWLTPGAPGPAPAGIDSTGDPVMNLPWTHAGLPAVAIPAGAVDGLPVGVQCVAGFGADERLLAWAGPIANALADAA; this is encoded by the coding sequence GTGACGGGCCGGCAGGTGCCGCTCGGCGAACTCGCCGCTGATCTCCGGAGCGGTGAGCGTGACGTGACGGACCACGTCGCCGAACTGTACGAGAGGATCGACGCGCTCGAGTCCGACGTTCGGGCCTGGGTCGGCGGGCCGAAGCCGCGGGAGTGGGTCGAGGCGGAGGCGGCGGCCCTCGCGGAGCGATACCCGGAACCCGAGCACCGGCCGCCGCTGTACGGCGTTCCGGTCGGCGTGAAGGACATCTTCCACGTTGACGGGTTACCCACGCGGGCGGGGTCGGCCCTCCTGCCGGGCGAACTGGCCGGACGGCAGGCCGCGGTGGTGACGTCGCTCCGAGACGCTGGCGCGCTCGTCCTCGGCAAGACGGTGACTACCGAGTTCGCCCACTTCGAGCCGGGGCCGACCCGGAACCCTCACGACCCCGCGCACACGCCGGGCGGCTCGAGCAGCGGGTCGGCGGCCGCCGTCGCGGCGGGCACGTGTCCCCTCGCCATCGGCACGCAGACCATCGGATCGATCGTCAGGCCGGCGACGTTCTGCGGCGTCGTCGGCTACAAGCCGAGTCACGGCCGCATTCCGCTGGACGGCGTGATCCCCCTGGCCGCGTCCGTCGATCACGTCGGCCTGTTCACCCAGGACGTCGCCGGGATGGAACTCGCGGCCTCCGTCTGCGTCGACGACTGGGAGCCGTCGACGGGCGACGAGCGCCCCGTCCTCGGCGTTCCGGAGGGGGAGTACCTGGCGCAGGCGTCGGAGACGGGCATCGACCGCTTCGAGGGGCACGTCGACGCCCTCGAACGCGCTGGATTCGAGATTCGGCGGACGGTGGCGTTCGACGACATCGGGGCCGTCAACGACCGGCACGACGGCCTGGTGGCCGCGGAGGCAGCGATGGCGCACCACGAGTGGTTCGACGAGTATCCGGACCGGTACGCAGACAGCACGGCCGGGTTGATTCGCGAGGGCCGGACCGTGTCGGTCGAGACGCTCGCCGACGCCCGTCGCGGTCGCGTCCGGCTCCGAACGTCGCTGGCGGAGACGATGAGCGAACGCGGCATCGACGCGTGGCTCACCCCCGGCGCTCCCGGACCCGCCCCCGCCGGCATCGACAGCACCGGCGATCCCGTGATGAACCTCCCGTGGACGCACGCCGGACTGCCCGCGGTCGCGATTCCCGCTGGAGCCGTGGACGGACTGCCGGTCGGCGTGCAGTGCGTCGCGGGGTTCGGAGCCGACGAGCGCCTGCTCGCGTGGGCGGGACCGATCGCGAACGCCCTCGCCGACGCGGCCTGA